A window of Nostoc sp. PCC 7120 = FACHB-418 genomic DNA:
TCCTGAAAAGTGCCGCATTATGGAGAAAAAGTATGGTTGGAAACTGCTGAGGGTAGAACCAACCGGAAACAAGGTATTAAAAGTTGACTGTGTATTTGAAGGCGAAACGAAATTTCCTACTTACAAACAGGAGAATTAATGGTATGGGTAAATATATTATTTTCAAAGCTGAGTCAATGTCAGCAGAAGGTTGGGAGTCAAGGCGATTGGCTCATACTGAGGCTTATACCAGCATACTTACTGAACATTATGATTCTTCTAATTCTCCAATACCACAACCAGGATATAGACTCAGAGAATATCATCAAGTATCTAAGTTTGCAGATAAGCAGTTTCCTGATTCGAGTACCCACAGCAGAATCGGGGATTGGAAAGTGACTAGAGTTGAAGAATATACCCCAGAAATTCCCAATCATGATTTTGAGGTTGTGGTTATTTGTTACTGCCAATACTCCCCAGTAACTACTCCACTAGAGCCAATGCCAGAAATTCAGGTTTCCCAAGAGGAACTACAGGAAGTTTAGCGGAATTTGGGCAACAAGCGAACACTGATAAAAATTTTGTAAGCATGACAAACCCCCAAGTATTACTTTCCAGCAATCAATGGTGCAGTTAACGTCCACACCGGACTGCATCAAGCGATTCACGAACTGCGGCACGGGTCGGTGACTGAGGCAAAACAACTGCTGGCGCGGCAGATTGCGGTATTGGCGAATGTGCTGATGGTGCTGTAGGAGTGTGGGGATGGAGTGAGCCTTTTTGTTGTTATCTGTCCCTATTGTCAAAATTTGAATTTGGAATTGCTGCTTAACTGTGGCTTTCCGTTTTTCTTAACGCTATTTCTGATATGATTTAGCAACTAGATATTCATCATGTCGCCTAAAACTTACCACTTCATTAAGTGCGTGTCAAAACTCCCACTGTCATACAAATGGAAGCGGCCGAATGTGGAGCAGCTTCCCTAGCGATTATTCTTGCCTACTATGATAGCATTGTCCCCTTAGCCGAACTCCGCATTGAGTGCGGAGTTTCCCGTGATGGGAGCAAAGCCTCTAATATCATTCTTGCTGCTCGACGCTATGGAATGGTTGCAGACGGCTTTAAAGCAGAACACCTAGAACAACTCCAAGACTTAACTCCCCCCTACATCGTTTTTTGGAACTTCAATCATTTTCTGGTAGTGGAAGGATTGAGCAAACATTGGGTGTTCCTCAATGACCCCGCTACTGGTCCCCGCAGGGTTTCCTGGGAGGAATTTGACGAAAGTTTTACAGGGGTTGTCCTAGTGATGGAACCTGGTGCCGACTTTAACAAAGGCGGTCGCAAACCCAGTGTCATCTTAGGCTTGATAGACCGTTTGCGGGGTTCAATTGGTTCAATTTTATACTGCATTTTCGCCGGATTTTTCTTGGTGTTGCCCGGTTTAGCAATTCCGGTTTTCAGTCAGGTGTTTGTGGATCATGTTCTGGTGGAAAGTCGCACTGAATGGCTGCGTCCCCTAATTTTAGGGATGATTCTTACCACGGTGTTTCAAGGACTGCTGACACTACTCCGACTGCGCTATTTGAGAAAGTTGAGGATTAAGTTGGCTGTGGGAATGTCCACTCGCTTCCTGTGGCATATTCTGAGATTACCTGTGAGATTTTATGCCCAAAGGTATGCAGGAGAAGTTAGCAATCGCGCCAGTTTGAATAATAAGGTGGCTGAGGTGCTTTCCGGGCAATTGGCAACTACAGTTATTGATGTAGTTATGATCTTGTTCTACGCCCTAGTGATGTTTGCCTATGATTGGGTATTAACGTTAATTGGGATCTGTTTTACTGCGATCAATGGGTTAGCCTTGCAATGGGTTGCTAGACATCGCGTAGATGCAAATATACGTTTGATACAGGATTGGGGAAAAGCAACTGCGGTGAGTATTGCAGCGATTCAGAGTATCGAAACGTTGAAAGCATCAGCTTTAGAGTCGGATTTCTTTTCCCGATGGTCTGGATATTATGCCAAAGCTGTTAGCGCACAGCAAGATTTAGAAGTCACAAATCAAATATTAGGGATTTTGCCCATACTGCTGGCCTCTTTAACTTCGATGTTAATTTTAGTCGTTGGAGGTTGGCGGGTAATGGATGGGAATCTCAGCATTGGGATGTTGGTGGCATTTCAAAGCTTGATGCTGAGTTTTCAGCAGCCTGTCAACACTTTAGTAGATTTCGGTACTACTCTCCAGGAATTAGAAGGGGATTTAAATCGCTTAGATGATGTGTTAAGCAATTCCCTTGATCCAGAGGTGGAGATGGTAAGCAGGGAAGCAGGGGAGCAGAGGGAGCAGGGGAGAGGGGGAGATGAGGAGAAATCCAAAATCGAAAATCCAAAATCGAAAATCCAAAATTTGCAAGGTTATGTGGAGTTACGAAATATCACTTTTGGTTACTCTCATATTGACCCGCCATTGATTGAGGACTTCAGTTTATCGTTGCAACCAGGACAAAGAGTAGCGTTGGTTGGTGCAAGTGGTTCGGGGAAATCAACCTTGGCTAAATTAATCTGTGGACTTTATCAACATTGGGAAGGAGAAATTCTTTTCGACGGGATTAAAAGAAGCGAAATTCCGCGTCATGTGTTGGCGAGTTGTCTGTCGCTGGTAGAGCAGGATATCTTTTTATTTGGGGGGACGGTGCGGGATAACCTAACGTTATGGGATGCTACAGTTCCAGATGAGCAGCTTGTACAAGCTTGTCAAGATGCAGCTATCCATGAAGCGGTAATGGCAATTCCGGGGGGATATGATGGGGAATTGTTGGAGGGAGGGGCTAATTTAAGTGGGGGACAGCGCCAGAGGCTAGAAATTGCCCGTGCGTTGGTAAAAAATCCAGCTATTTTAGTAATGGATGAGGCGACATCTGCGTTGGATGCCCAGACAGAACAAATTATTATGGAAAATCTGCGACGGCGCAACTGTAGTTGCATACTAGTAGCGCACCGTTTGAGTACGATTCGCGATTGTGATGAGATTATTGTTTTAGAACAGGGGAAGGTGGTGCAACGCGGGACTCACGATGAGTTATGGCAAGAAGGAGGAGTTTATGAGCGGTTAATTCGTGCTGAGGAACGATAGCCGAATTTAGACCAACGGGGTGCCAGGTATCGAAATTGCCAAAAGCCACATAAAACCAATTCGCAATTAAACTAAGCCACTCACAAGGGGTGGGGTTTTTACTACCTTGCGATACAAGGACTGTTTCGCCCACCAGGGGCGAGGTTTTGAACCTTCACTTTTTGATAAATAGGTTAAAAGCCTATTGTTAAATCTTCTTAACAATGGGCTGAGGTGCTTTAGTGATAAGCTGATGAGGAAAGAATACCTAACCCCGACTGCTTACTCGTTTCTCACTCAATCATCCAAGTAGGTCCGCCAGCTACACTATCCAGATGTTTCAAGCTGAGTGGTTGAAGTTGTGAAAGTTTCTTGTCTTGGGCTTTTTGGGCTGTGTTGGTTTTCGTCTGTTGTTTATCGGTCATTGCTTTTCACCCATTTTTATTTAATTGGAATAAGAGATTTTCACAATTGCAGCGATCGCTCTGACTGTTCAGGGAACTCTCGTCACCCGCCATCCACGAGATTTTGAGCAAGCCCCTAAGTCCAGTATTTCATCAATTCTTAACAGATTGAGTCTGCCTTGAGCAAAGGTTACAGCGATTCTATCAGGGAGCAGGTCAAACTTGTCAGTTCAGGTGTACTATTTGTCTATGATCGCCTTAGATGACTCAGAACTTACGAAGCTCAAAGGTATTGTTCCACGATTCCACGATGAGTTATGGCAAGGAGGAGGAGTTTATGAGCGTTTAATTCGTGCTGAGAAACGATAGCCGAATTTAGACCAACAGGGTGCCAGGTATCGAAATTGCCAAAAGCCACATAAATTAAGTTAAAAGCCCATTGTTAAATCTTCTTAACAATGGGCTGAGGTGCTTTAGTGATAAGCTGATGATGAAAAAATACCCAACCCCGACTTCTTGTTTCTACAAGATCAGATCGCCCAAACAACAACCCGTCCGCCAGCTACACTATCCAGATGTTTCAAGCTGAGTGGTTGAAGCTGTGAAAGTTTCTTGTCTTGGGCTTTTTGGGTTGTCTTGGTTTTCGGCTGTTGTTGGTTGGTCATTGCTTCTACCTTACTTTTATTGAATTGGAATAAGAGATTTTCACAATTGCGATGATCGCTGTTGCTGTTAAGCAAATT
This region includes:
- a CDS encoding NHLP family bacteriocin export ABC transporter peptidase/permease/ATPase subunit, coding for MEAAECGAASLAIILAYYDSIVPLAELRIECGVSRDGSKASNIILAARRYGMVADGFKAEHLEQLQDLTPPYIVFWNFNHFLVVEGLSKHWVFLNDPATGPRRVSWEEFDESFTGVVLVMEPGADFNKGGRKPSVILGLIDRLRGSIGSILYCIFAGFFLVLPGLAIPVFSQVFVDHVLVESRTEWLRPLILGMILTTVFQGLLTLLRLRYLRKLRIKLAVGMSTRFLWHILRLPVRFYAQRYAGEVSNRASLNNKVAEVLSGQLATTVIDVVMILFYALVMFAYDWVLTLIGICFTAINGLALQWVARHRVDANIRLIQDWGKATAVSIAAIQSIETLKASALESDFFSRWSGYYAKAVSAQQDLEVTNQILGILPILLASLTSMLILVVGGWRVMDGNLSIGMLVAFQSLMLSFQQPVNTLVDFGTTLQELEGDLNRLDDVLSNSLDPEVEMVSREAGEQREQGRGGDEEKSKIENPKSKIQNLQGYVELRNITFGYSHIDPPLIEDFSLSLQPGQRVALVGASGSGKSTLAKLICGLYQHWEGEILFDGIKRSEIPRHVLASCLSLVEQDIFLFGGTVRDNLTLWDATVPDEQLVQACQDAAIHEAVMAIPGGYDGELLEGGANLSGGQRQRLEIARALVKNPAILVMDEATSALDAQTEQIIMENLRRRNCSCILVAHRLSTIRDCDEIIVLEQGKVVQRGTHDELWQEGGVYERLIRAEER